In Candidatus Hydrogenedens sp., the following are encoded in one genomic region:
- the tatC gene encoding twin-arginine translocase subunit TatC, with protein MWEDDKKMTFTEHLAELRIRIIRSGVAVIIAMVVCYIFSNTILEGLQKPLTLLKDLGIVVFSDNQTKNNPENSTENAGNSPENKKSSDEIKMVVLNPFEIVILKFKVAGYGGLILALPYIIWQACAFVFPGLKPNERKLVKVILFGCSSLGIIGVIVAYFGVIPLVIPYLLQWIPPGWDIQLRANETLSIIVLLLFGFALAFQFPMVILALVYLDLLNPDTLRKLRKYVIVGLSIVSAVLTPPDPISMIIMLVPLVVLYEISIWASYLIRKKPQTL; from the coding sequence GTGTGGGAAGATGACAAAAAAATGACATTTACAGAACATCTGGCGGAGTTAAGGATACGGATTATCCGCTCCGGAGTAGCGGTGATTATCGCAATGGTTGTCTGTTATATTTTTTCTAACACTATTTTAGAAGGCTTACAGAAGCCATTAACTTTATTAAAAGACTTAGGGATTGTGGTTTTCTCGGATAATCAAACGAAAAACAACCCTGAAAATTCTACTGAAAATGCTGGCAATAGTCCCGAAAATAAAAAGAGTTCTGATGAAATAAAGATGGTAGTTTTAAACCCTTTTGAAATCGTAATTTTAAAATTTAAAGTTGCAGGTTACGGGGGATTAATATTGGCTTTGCCTTATATAATATGGCAGGCATGTGCTTTTGTTTTCCCGGGACTAAAACCGAATGAAAGGAAACTGGTAAAAGTTATACTATTTGGTTGTAGTTCTTTAGGTATTATTGGTGTTATTGTCGCTTATTTTGGCGTAATACCTCTGGTTATCCCTTATTTATTGCAATGGATACCTCCGGGTTGGGATATTCAGTTACGGGCCAATGAAACGCTTTCTATTATCGTTTTACTGCTCTTTGGATTTGCCCTCGCTTTTCAATTTCCTATGGTAATATTAGCATTAGTATATCTTGATTTATTAAATCCAGACACCTTGCGGAAACTTCGGAAATATGTCATCGTTGGTTTAAGTATTGTTTCGGCTGTCCTAACACCACCTGACCCTATTTCTATGATAATTATGTTGGTCCCTTTAGTTGTGTTATATGAAATTAGTATCTGGGCATCTTATTTAATTCGGAAAAAACCGCAAACTTTATAA